In Fibrobacter succinogenes, the following are encoded in one genomic region:
- a CDS encoding KilA-N domain-containing protein: protein MVKKMIQAKKETIHALGIDIGIYTADFENEYISLTDIARFRSSDPRITIHSWLRNRDVVDFLGLWEALHNTDFKRSEFDTFKKDAGSNAFTFSIKKWTDEMGAVGIVSKSGRYGGGIFAHSDIAMEFASWISPEFKLYIVKDYRRLKSDENSRLSLNWNLNREISKLNYRIHTDAIKGKLILPQLTSMQKSFVYADEADLLNVALFGETAKEWRDENPDKKGNIRDYADIPHLLVLANLESYNAILIKEGVPQSERLVKLRETAESQLGTILSLDLQKPILIENGTKRIGK, encoded by the coding sequence ATGGTAAAAAAGATGATTCAAGCGAAAAAAGAGACGATTCATGCCTTAGGGATTGATATTGGTATCTATACCGCAGATTTCGAAAATGAGTATATCTCCCTGACGGATATTGCTCGTTTTAGAAGTTCTGACCCAAGAATTACGATTCATAGTTGGCTTAGAAATAGGGATGTGGTGGATTTTTTGGGGTTGTGGGAAGCCCTTCATAACACGGATTTTAAACGTAGCGAATTCGATACGTTTAAAAAAGATGCCGGTAGTAACGCTTTTACGTTCTCTATAAAGAAGTGGACCGATGAGATGGGGGCGGTGGGCATTGTCTCGAAGTCTGGCAGATACGGTGGCGGTATTTTTGCGCATAGCGATATTGCCATGGAATTTGCTTCATGGATATCTCCTGAATTCAAACTGTATATTGTCAAGGATTATCGACGTCTTAAATCAGATGAAAACAGCCGCCTGTCCCTAAATTGGAACCTGAATAGGGAAATTTCCAAGCTAAATTACAGGATTCATACTGATGCGATTAAGGGAAAACTCATTTTGCCGCAGTTGACCTCGATGCAGAAGAGTTTTGTTTATGCCGATGAAGCTGATTTGTTGAACGTGGCTCTTTTTGGAGAAACCGCCAAGGAATGGCGGGATGAAAATCCGGATAAAAAAGGGAATATTAGGGACTATGCCGATATTCCGCATCTTTTGGTTTTGGCGAACCTTGAAAGTTACAATGCCATTTTGATAAAGGAAGGGGTGCCGCAATCAGAACGACTTGTAAAATTACGTGAAACAGCAGAAAGTCAACTAGGAACTATTCTATCACTTGATTTACAAAAGCCGATTTTGATTGAAAATGGAACAAAGAGGATAGGGAAGTAG
- a CDS encoding MBL fold metallo-hydrolase — protein sequence MSIIKSFSVGEGDMFYIKHGSSNFSIIDCCLGDDNADAIIEEIECERKGKDITRFISTHPDEDHIHGLKYLNSILDIRNFYCVANRATKNEPTGDFNYYCAFRDNRDVYFYVHKGCSRKWMNANDENDGQNYGSSGINFLWPDLNNADYNEALKQAAQGVAFNNISPIFTYEVANGVKVIWMGDMEKDFQEKIKNCVAWPQVDILFAPHHGRDSGKVPEEILKKLNPQIIIIGEAPSEHLNYYRGYNTITQNTAKDITFNCVDGLVHVYFSELEYPYDLSFLTNCRADNYYLGFYKGSFLTHNAARIRR from the coding sequence ATGTCTATAATTAAATCTTTTTCTGTTGGCGAAGGTGACATGTTTTATATAAAACATGGTAGTAGCAATTTTTCCATTATAGATTGTTGTCTAGGTGATGATAATGCAGACGCTATTATTGAAGAAATTGAGTGCGAACGCAAAGGCAAAGACATCACCCGATTTATTTCAACGCATCCTGACGAAGACCATATTCATGGTTTGAAGTACTTGAACAGCATACTAGATATTCGAAATTTTTATTGCGTTGCGAATAGAGCGACGAAAAACGAACCTACAGGTGATTTTAATTATTATTGTGCTTTTAGAGACAATCGTGATGTTTATTTTTATGTCCATAAAGGTTGTTCTCGTAAATGGATGAATGCTAATGATGAAAATGACGGCCAAAACTACGGCTCATCTGGGATTAACTTTTTGTGGCCTGATTTGAACAATGCCGATTATAATGAGGCCTTAAAACAAGCTGCACAAGGAGTCGCTTTCAATAATATTTCTCCTATTTTTACTTATGAAGTTGCTAATGGGGTTAAAGTGATATGGATGGGAGATATGGAGAAAGATTTTCAAGAAAAGATAAAGAATTGTGTTGCGTGGCCACAAGTAGACATTCTCTTTGCTCCACATCATGGGAGAGACTCGGGCAAAGTTCCTGAAGAAATTTTAAAGAAACTTAATCCTCAAATTATTATAATAGGAGAGGCTCCATCGGAACATCTTAACTATTATAGGGGATACAATACTATTACACAGAATACGGCAAAAGACATCACATTCAATTGTGTTGATGGTCTGGTACATGTTTATTTTTCTGAATTAGAATATCCATATGATTTATCTTTTTTGACCAATTGTCGAGCAGATAATTATTATTTAGGTTTTTATAAAGGATCCTTTTTAACCCATAATGCAGCAAGGATTAGACGATGA
- a CDS encoding type I restriction endonuclease subunit R yields the protein MSFTNQSDLMLEDNASKYPAIEVLAKLGYTYISPEEATQERGTQYNVLLKDILRKQLQRINQFEYNGIAYKFSAENIERAIAELDVPLTEGLVKTSERIYDALMLGKSYQEKLIDGTSKSFNLNYIDWDNFENNVFHVTEEFSCNSWDKQKNARPDIVVFVNGIPFAVIECKAPHISEMQAVEQNIRNQLPEYIPQLFKYVQMVVATNKNAVKYATVGTGKKFWNVWREQDTEWQTNLVDQIVAGRVPTEQDKTLISLFEKERLRKFAKYFVVYDANIKKICRYQQFFAVEAIMKTIAENDSAGNRQSGVIWHTQGSGKSLTMVMVSKYILEELSSVNPKVIVVTDRKELDKQIAKTFSHTRMTPVRATSGKNLCDLINEGKVDIITSIINKFNTVDNQGVKNNSRDIFVLVDESHRSNYGSLATKMRTVFPNACYIGFTGTPLLKNEKSTLKRFGKLIHKYTIKDGVEDKAIVPLIYEGRFVDQKVDEENIDLWFQMVTKKLNKAQIAELKTKWSSIQKLTSSDSRIRRVAIDIYQHFMDGYKESGFKAMLACNFKRDAVRYKLIFDTLCDIRTEVVISAPDMREGYDDIDESSDDLVVKFWNKMMKQYGNADDYEDTLKSQFYDGEIDILIVCSKLLTGYDAPRTQVLYIDKELKDHGLLQAIARTNRLYEGKDFGLIVDYRGLIRKLDSAMEVYSGAGLENYDSADIKGVVVDVMACVARLRETYSQLWDIFAPIKNRKDPEEIEIFLADMDARGKFYDALCVFGRAFTMVMNSEKAFAAFDRKEIEMFRDTFVFFSKIRRSVKIRYADALDNSEYERQMQNLLDTYMSVKDVQQIYEPIDIMNISDFDKVIEKLPSDRSKADAIVSHLTKRIKLNRDEDPAFYDSFSKRINAVLEEFKNKILSEKEYLKQMFEVMGDFRKGDTKQKFPEKIAGDLDAQAFYGVIDPILSDSYKLESEIVANIALSITAIIRRHDTVDWKNNIDIHNRIRQDIDDLFYEMECKQGIAVDLDDVDKILESVLNVAIRRF from the coding sequence ATGAGTTTTACAAATCAATCAGACTTGATGCTTGAAGATAATGCGAGCAAGTACCCCGCCATCGAAGTGTTGGCGAAGCTAGGCTATACCTACATTTCGCCCGAAGAGGCCACCCAGGAACGCGGTACGCAATACAATGTGTTGCTCAAGGATATCCTCCGCAAGCAGCTCCAGAGAATAAACCAGTTTGAATATAATGGCATCGCCTATAAGTTCTCCGCCGAGAATATCGAGAGGGCTATTGCAGAACTGGATGTACCCTTGACCGAAGGGCTTGTAAAAACTAGCGAACGAATTTACGACGCCTTGATGCTCGGCAAGAGTTACCAAGAAAAACTGATTGACGGGACTTCCAAAAGTTTCAACCTGAACTATATTGATTGGGATAATTTTGAAAACAATGTTTTCCATGTAACGGAAGAATTCTCTTGCAACAGTTGGGATAAACAGAAAAATGCCCGCCCCGACATCGTCGTGTTCGTGAACGGAATCCCTTTTGCGGTTATCGAATGCAAAGCTCCGCATATTTCTGAAATGCAAGCTGTCGAGCAGAACATCCGTAACCAGCTCCCAGAATATATTCCGCAACTTTTCAAGTATGTGCAGATGGTCGTTGCGACCAACAAGAATGCGGTCAAATACGCCACCGTAGGTACGGGCAAGAAATTCTGGAACGTATGGCGCGAGCAGGATACGGAATGGCAAACGAATCTTGTTGATCAGATTGTTGCGGGACGTGTCCCGACGGAACAGGACAAGACTTTGATTTCGCTGTTCGAAAAAGAACGCCTGCGCAAGTTCGCCAAATATTTCGTCGTTTACGATGCCAACATCAAGAAGATTTGCCGTTACCAGCAGTTCTTTGCGGTTGAGGCGATTATGAAGACCATTGCAGAGAATGACTCCGCAGGCAACCGTCAGAGCGGCGTTATTTGGCATACGCAAGGTTCAGGAAAGTCGCTTACCATGGTGATGGTTTCCAAGTACATTCTCGAAGAATTGAGTTCCGTGAACCCGAAAGTCATTGTTGTTACGGACCGTAAGGAACTCGACAAGCAGATTGCAAAGACTTTCTCGCATACGCGAATGACTCCAGTGCGAGCCACTAGTGGAAAGAACCTTTGCGACCTTATTAATGAGGGCAAAGTTGATATCATCACTTCGATTATTAACAAGTTCAATACTGTCGATAATCAAGGTGTTAAGAATAATTCTAGAGACATCTTTGTCCTTGTCGATGAAAGCCACCGTTCGAACTACGGCTCGCTAGCGACCAAGATGCGTACAGTTTTTCCAAATGCCTGCTATATCGGCTTTACGGGGACTCCGCTTTTGAAGAATGAAAAAAGCACATTAAAGCGTTTCGGAAAGCTGATTCACAAATACACCATCAAAGATGGTGTTGAAGACAAGGCGATTGTCCCGCTGATTTATGAAGGCCGCTTTGTGGACCAAAAAGTCGATGAAGAAAATATCGATTTGTGGTTCCAGATGGTCACAAAAAAGCTAAACAAGGCGCAAATTGCTGAACTGAAAACGAAATGGAGTAGCATTCAAAAACTGACCTCTAGCGATTCTCGCATACGTCGCGTGGCAATCGACATCTATCAGCATTTTATGGACGGCTACAAGGAATCGGGATTCAAAGCGATGCTTGCTTGCAACTTCAAACGTGATGCAGTGCGCTACAAGCTGATATTCGACACGCTTTGCGACATAAGGACCGAAGTTGTGATTTCGGCTCCGGATATGCGCGAAGGCTACGATGATATTGATGAAAGTTCCGATGATCTTGTCGTAAAGTTCTGGAACAAGATGATGAAGCAGTACGGCAACGCTGACGATTACGAAGACACCTTGAAGAGCCAATTCTACGATGGTGAAATCGATATTTTGATTGTCTGCAGCAAGTTGCTCACGGGCTATGATGCGCCGAGAACGCAAGTTCTTTACATAGACAAGGAACTCAAGGATCACGGGCTGTTACAAGCGATTGCACGTACAAACCGTCTTTACGAAGGCAAGGATTTTGGCCTGATTGTAGATTATCGCGGACTTATTCGCAAGCTGGATTCCGCGATGGAAGTGTATAGCGGCGCCGGACTCGAAAATTATGATTCAGCGGACATCAAAGGCGTCGTCGTTGATGTTATGGCGTGCGTGGCGAGACTCCGCGAAACATATTCGCAGCTGTGGGATATTTTTGCTCCGATAAAGAATCGTAAAGACCCCGAAGAAATTGAAATTTTCTTGGCTGATATGGATGCTAGAGGCAAATTCTACGATGCGCTTTGTGTATTCGGTCGTGCATTCACGATGGTGATGAATTCCGAGAAAGCCTTTGCCGCATTTGATCGCAAGGAAATTGAGATGTTCCGCGACACCTTCGTCTTTTTCTCGAAGATTCGTCGCAGCGTGAAGATTCGCTATGCCGATGCATTAGACAATTCGGAATACGAACGCCAAATGCAAAATCTATTGGACACCTATATGTCCGTGAAAGATGTGCAGCAGATTTATGAACCGATTGATATTATGAATATCAGCGACTTTGACAAGGTCATCGAAAAACTGCCATCAGATAGGTCAAAAGCAGATGCCATCGTGTCGCACCTTACAAAGCGTATCAAATTAAACCGCGATGAAGACCCTGCATTCTATGACAGTTTTTCCAAGAGGATTAACGCTGTTCTGGAAGAGTTCAAGAACAAGATCCTTTCGGAAAAAGAATATCTAAAGCAGATGTTTGAAGTGATGGGCGATTTCCGTAAGGGCGATACAAAGCAGAAGTTCCCGGAAAAGATTGCGGGTGATTTGGACGCGCAGGCGTTCTACGGCGTAATTGATCCGATTCTGTCCGATAGTTATAAGCTGGAATCGGAAATTGTTGCAAACATTGCGCTTTCTATAACGGCAATTATTCGAAGACACGACACGGTCGACTGGAAAAACAATATCGACATTCACAATCGCATTCGACAAGACATTGATGACCTTTTCTACGAAATGGAATGTAAGCAAGGAATCGCCGTAGATTTAGACGATGTTGATAAAATCCTAGAAAGCGTCCTCAATGTCGCCATAAGGAGATTTTAA
- a CDS encoding restriction endonuclease subunit S, producing MTPEIEKRIKAVQAGRVPAGYKRTKVGIVPKEWDELKLSHYLSVSKEKNTELKYSKEDVFSISGELGIVNQIELLGRSYAGVSVAPYGVVKPNDVVYTKSPLKANPYGIIKTNKTGKTGIVSTLYAIFNCKNNVNPIFVQYYFESDKNLNDYLHPIVNIGAKHDMKISDENSLSGIVIFPPLSEQKKIAEILATQDRVIELKEKLIAEKQCQKKYLMSVLLGDDFKKPFKLNGVTIDKKKWEITKINSVIKKVDNPVVVNKENQYTQIGIYSHGKGLFYKEPVTGKELGNKSVFWIEPNCFILNIVFAWEQAVAKTTEKEKGFIASHRFPMFKPIDNLIDVDYAVYYFLTKKGTYILDAASPGGAGRNRTLGQDRFLESKILLPSLPEQEAIAKVLSAADEEISLLQKDLEQEKLKKKSLMQLLLTGLVRVQ from the coding sequence ATGACTCCAGAGATTGAAAAAAGAATTAAGGCTGTGCAGGCGGGGCGTGTTCCGGCTGGGTATAAAAGGACTAAAGTTGGAATTGTTCCGAAGGAATGGGATGAACTCAAACTTTCGCATTATTTGAGCGTATCCAAGGAAAAGAATACCGAGTTGAAGTATTCAAAAGAAGATGTTTTTTCTATTTCTGGCGAACTGGGAATAGTTAATCAGATTGAGTTACTTGGACGCTCTTATGCAGGTGTGTCTGTAGCTCCGTATGGAGTTGTTAAACCCAACGACGTTGTGTATACCAAAAGTCCATTGAAAGCAAACCCGTATGGCATCATAAAAACAAATAAAACGGGAAAAACAGGGATAGTTTCGACGTTATATGCAATTTTTAATTGTAAAAATAATGTAAATCCGATTTTTGTTCAGTATTATTTCGAGTCTGATAAGAATTTGAATGATTATTTGCATCCAATTGTTAATATCGGTGCGAAACACGATATGAAAATTAGTGACGAAAACTCTTTAAGTGGAATTGTCATTTTCCCGCCTCTTTCGGAGCAGAAGAAGATTGCGGAGATTTTGGCGACGCAAGATAGGGTAATTGAGCTGAAGGAAAAGTTGATTGCCGAAAAGCAGTGTCAAAAGAAATATTTGATGAGCGTATTGTTGGGCGATGATTTCAAGAAGCCCTTCAAATTGAATGGCGTAACCATTGATAAGAAAAAATGGGAAATTACCAAAATCAATTCCGTAATAAAAAAAGTTGATAATCCTGTTGTTGTGAATAAAGAAAATCAATATACACAAATAGGTATTTATTCGCACGGGAAAGGTCTGTTTTATAAAGAACCTGTTACCGGAAAAGAACTTGGAAATAAATCTGTGTTTTGGATTGAGCCAAATTGCTTTATTCTGAATATAGTTTTTGCATGGGAACAGGCTGTTGCAAAAACAACTGAAAAAGAAAAAGGATTTATCGCATCTCATAGGTTTCCGATGTTTAAGCCTATCGATAATCTTATTGATGTTGATTATGCTGTGTATTATTTTTTAACAAAAAAGGGAACATATATCTTAGATGCCGCATCTCCTGGTGGTGCAGGAAGAAATAGAACTTTAGGTCAAGATCGTTTCCTTGAAAGTAAAATTCTCCTTCCCTCTCTCCCTGAACAAGAGGCGATTGCCAAAGTCCTTTCTGCGGCAGATGAAGAAATTTCCCTTTTGCAAAAGGACTTGGAACAGGAAAAACTCAAGAAAAAGTCCCTAATGCAGCTACTGCTCACCGGCCTTGTGAGAGTGCAATAA
- a CDS encoding M48 family metallopeptidase codes for MLRTVDVDDNAISYTLERKPVKNINLRIKADQSVYVSAPKDVPAKTVDAFVREKSAYILRAIKKFKDKNRLDASEHQFVDGETVNLFGRNLRLKVRYATRNKIESDGIYVTLYVKDVNDSELKKRVLETWLREKCKDEVTSICQKVYPKVKKYGVAFPEIQMREMVSRWGSCSPKKGFVTFNTALIEMPVSCIEYVVTHEFTHFLYPNHSQKFYQQLAIFMPDWEERKKRLEG; via the coding sequence ATGCTCCGCACTGTTGATGTTGACGACAATGCAATTAGCTACACGCTAGAACGAAAGCCGGTCAAGAATATAAATCTGAGAATCAAGGCCGACCAAAGCGTCTATGTGTCCGCTCCGAAAGATGTTCCTGCAAAAACGGTCGATGCATTTGTCAGAGAAAAGTCAGCATACATATTGCGTGCCATTAAGAAATTTAAGGATAAAAATCGGCTAGATGCTTCGGAACATCAGTTTGTAGATGGAGAGACTGTCAATCTTTTCGGCAGAAATTTGCGGCTAAAAGTTCGTTACGCAACACGAAATAAAATAGAATCCGATGGAATCTATGTGACATTGTATGTTAAAGATGTGAATGACTCCGAACTAAAAAAAAGAGTCCTTGAAACTTGGCTTCGAGAAAAATGCAAAGACGAAGTAACATCCATTTGCCAAAAGGTTTACCCCAAAGTAAAAAAGTATGGAGTCGCATTCCCTGAAATTCAGATGCGAGAAATGGTTTCCCGTTGGGGCTCCTGTTCTCCGAAAAAAGGATTTGTCACCTTCAACACAGCCTTAATAGAAATGCCTGTTTCGTGCATAGAATATGTGGTAACGCACGAATTTACGCATTTTCTTTACCCAAACCATTCTCAAAAGTTCTATCAGCAGTTGGCAATATTTATGCCCGATTGGGAAGAACGAAAAAAAAGACTGGAAGGGTGA
- a CDS encoding DUF4145 domain-containing protein: MIQFDYGKRIYTCPFCRRQQAINGASFVKNSTGFYDEYGQPIRNGYESETELQICSIRCSNLDCRRITVLAMDFRMQKRVCDIIPKKVIRQFPDYIPQQIRNDYEEATCILNDSPKAAATLYRRCLQGMVRDFWGIAKNKLADAIKELNGKVSVAQWNAIDGLRKIGNIGAHMENDVNMIIDIDEGEAEKLGKLIELLMEKWYIARHDEEALLQDISAISAQKQDERKGAK; the protein is encoded by the coding sequence ATGATTCAGTTTGATTATGGCAAAAGAATTTATACATGTCCGTTTTGCAGGAGGCAACAAGCAATAAATGGCGCCTCATTTGTGAAAAATTCAACTGGTTTTTATGATGAATATGGTCAACCAATACGAAATGGGTATGAAAGTGAAACTGAACTACAAATATGCAGCATAAGATGCTCAAATTTGGATTGTCGTAGGATAACTGTTCTGGCAATGGATTTTCGTATGCAAAAACGTGTTTGCGATATCATCCCCAAGAAAGTGATTCGACAATTTCCAGACTATATTCCTCAGCAAATTCGTAATGACTACGAGGAGGCCACTTGCATTTTAAACGACAGTCCTAAAGCGGCTGCAACATTATACAGACGTTGCTTGCAGGGAATGGTTCGGGACTTTTGGGGTATTGCGAAAAACAAACTTGCTGATGCCATAAAAGAACTGAATGGAAAGGTTTCTGTTGCACAATGGAATGCCATAGATGGATTAAGGAAAATAGGGAATATTGGGGCCCATATGGAAAACGATGTCAATATGATTATTGACATCGATGAAGGTGAAGCAGAAAAACTTGGGAAATTGATTGAGCTACTTATGGAAAAATGGTATATCGCTAGACATGATGAAGAAGCTTTGCTTCAAGATATTTCTGCAATATCTGCACAAAAGCAGGATGAAAGAAAGGGTGCAAAATAA
- a CDS encoding virulence RhuM family protein produces the protein MSKSRKITPVSIRSSAAEYLTYVSAVGGSEQSVEMRYENENVWLTQKMMAELYGVDVRTINEHISKILSDGELPEDPTIRNFRIVQTEGSRQVSRDVLHYNLQMIIAVGFKVNNERAVQFRKWAGQIVKDYTIQGWVMDKERLKNFGTILTEDYFEKQLEAIREIRVSERRFYQKVTDIYSTALDYDPSAKITQDFFKKVQNKLHWAIHGHTAAELIAERADSKKEHMGLKTWAASPKGKIMKSDVIVAKNYLDKEELSALELIVSGYLDFAEMQANRHIPMTMEDWAKHLDRILMATEHELLTNAGKISMEVAQAHAITEWEKYRIVQDKLFRSDFDYFLELHEKMAQYKA, from the coding sequence ATGTCAAAGTCCCGAAAGATAACCCCAGTCTCCATTCGCAGCTCGGCTGCGGAGTATTTGACTTATGTCTCTGCTGTTGGCGGTTCCGAGCAGAGCGTAGAGATGCGTTATGAAAACGAAAATGTTTGGCTGACGCAGAAGATGATGGCGGAATTGTACGGGGTTGATGTTCGAACGATAAACGAACATATTTCCAAGATTTTGAGTGATGGAGAATTGCCAGAAGATCCAACTATCCGGAATTTCCGGATAGTTCAAACCGAGGGTTCGCGGCAAGTATCCCGTGATGTATTGCATTACAACCTCCAGATGATTATTGCAGTTGGGTTCAAGGTCAATAATGAACGTGCAGTGCAGTTCCGCAAGTGGGCGGGACAAATCGTCAAGGATTACACCATCCAGGGTTGGGTGATGGACAAGGAACGCCTCAAGAATTTCGGGACCATCTTGACCGAAGATTATTTTGAGAAACAGTTAGAGGCAATTCGTGAAATTCGCGTTTCGGAGCGTCGATTCTATCAGAAGGTGACGGATATCTATTCTACGGCATTGGATTATGACCCTTCGGCAAAAATTACACAGGATTTCTTCAAAAAAGTCCAAAACAAGTTGCACTGGGCGATTCATGGACATACTGCAGCCGAACTGATTGCCGAACGTGCCGATAGCAAAAAGGAACACATGGGCTTGAAGACTTGGGCGGCATCACCCAAGGGTAAAATTATGAAGTCCGATGTGATTGTGGCGAAGAATTACCTGGACAAAGAAGAGTTGAGTGCGCTTGAACTGATTGTTTCGGGTTATTTGGATTTTGCGGAAATGCAAGCGAATAGGCATATTCCCATGACTATGGAAGATTGGGCTAAACATCTGGACCGCATTTTGATGGCAACCGAACATGAACTTTTGACCAACGCTGGGAAAATTTCGATGGAAGTGGCGCAAGCCCATGCGATAACGGAATGGGAAAAATACCGCATCGTGCAGGATAAGCTTTTCCGCAGTGATTTTGACTACTTCTTGGAACTCCATGAAAAAATGGCACAGTACAAGGCGTGA
- a CDS encoding AAA family ATPase — MIKIRKIQFWEHPVLGNLSLDFCGRDGKAADTILLAGENGSGKSTIINAVSGILNDTLFSLSRIEWENDGVCHFVDIQHVKENVYCTDDTGARYHGIISLSRYNENKPINTIFSDVDINFSASVIKSVTSKNLDAAKGYVRSNFNFPTEIKQLLVDIQALDNDAIAREVEANPEIAYKDLTIEKRMTRFTNAFNKMFDDLKYCRVNNANGHKDVLFEKYGKEITIDQLSSGEKQIVYRGCFLLKDKESMNGAIVFIDEPEISLHPIWQKKIMDYYKGIFTNVEGVQTSQIFAVTHSPFVIHNENRKNDKVIVLKRDAEGKIGIDEKPEYYDCSSTKVIEDAFSISDFTEHQYDADQPCVYLEGRTDEKYFNKALAVFGYKDVPFQFKWIGYIDDKGDERYTGCKALDQACDFLISSRLSVKSVLLYDCDTKKPSTEKNNVYTRALPTYPNSKGMKKGIENALVLDSIDLTGFYNHKTIYGDYGEPKDIPEFKKMEFCDYICSLDDDSLKEVLGNLKREIDSLINIFKHEAKNDSV, encoded by the coding sequence ATGATAAAAATTCGAAAAATACAGTTTTGGGAACATCCTGTGCTGGGCAATTTGAGTCTAGATTTTTGTGGGCGTGATGGTAAAGCTGCTGATACGATTTTATTAGCGGGGGAAAATGGTTCAGGTAAGAGTACCATTATAAACGCTGTTAGCGGAATTCTGAATGATACCTTGTTTAGTTTGTCTCGCATTGAATGGGAAAACGATGGGGTTTGTCATTTTGTAGATATCCAACATGTAAAAGAAAATGTTTATTGCACCGATGATACTGGCGCAAGGTACCATGGTATAATCTCTCTTTCTCGGTACAACGAAAATAAACCCATAAATACCATTTTTTCGGATGTTGATATCAATTTTAGTGCGAGTGTTATTAAATCGGTAACTAGTAAAAATTTAGATGCAGCAAAAGGATATGTCCGATCAAATTTTAATTTCCCAACGGAAATCAAGCAATTGTTAGTTGATATACAAGCTTTAGACAATGATGCGATTGCCCGCGAAGTGGAAGCTAATCCTGAAATTGCATATAAGGATTTAACAATTGAAAAACGAATGACTCGCTTTACGAATGCGTTTAATAAAATGTTTGACGATTTAAAGTATTGTCGAGTCAACAATGCAAACGGTCATAAGGATGTTCTATTTGAAAAATATGGAAAAGAAATAACGATTGATCAATTGAGTTCTGGTGAAAAGCAGATTGTGTACCGTGGATGTTTTTTGCTTAAAGATAAAGAATCTATGAACGGGGCAATTGTCTTTATTGATGAACCCGAAATTAGTTTGCATCCTATATGGCAAAAGAAAATAATGGATTATTACAAGGGTATTTTCACAAACGTTGAAGGGGTTCAGACTTCTCAAATTTTTGCTGTAACGCATTCTCCCTTTGTTATTCATAATGAAAATCGTAAGAATGACAAGGTAATTGTCCTGAAACGTGATGCAGAAGGAAAAATCGGTATTGATGAAAAACCTGAGTATTACGACTGTTCTTCAACAAAGGTGATAGAAGACGCTTTTTCTATCAGCGACTTTACTGAGCACCAGTATGATGCGGATCAGCCCTGTGTTTATCTTGAAGGTAGAACGGATGAAAAGTATTTCAACAAGGCATTAGCCGTTTTTGGATATAAGGATGTTCCGTTCCAATTCAAATGGATTGGGTATATAGATGATAAAGGGGATGAACGATATACAGGATGTAAAGCGCTGGATCAGGCATGTGATTTTTTAATATCGAGTAGATTAAGTGTAAAAAGTGTTTTGTTGTATGATTGTGATACAAAGAAACCATCGACAGAAAAGAATAATGTTTATACAAGAGCGCTCCCGACTTATCCGAATTCAAAGGGGATGAAAAAAGGAATTGAGAATGCTTTGGTTTTAGACTCGATAGACCTTACGGGCTTTTATAATCATAAAACCATTTATGGCGATTATGGAGAACCAAAAGATATTCCTGAATTCAAGAAAATGGAATTTTGTGATTACATTTGTTCTTTAGATGATGATTCATTGAAAGAAGTTTTGGGAAACCTTAAAAGGGAAATAGATTCATTAATAAATATTTTTAAACATGAGGCGAAAAATGATTCAGTTTGA